The Musa acuminata AAA Group cultivar baxijiao chromosome BXJ1-3, Cavendish_Baxijiao_AAA, whole genome shotgun sequence genome window below encodes:
- the LOC135635992 gene encoding arabinogalactan protein 1-like, producing the protein MEFSGAGLRLLVAALALLFVTSSAQATCPAPLAPPTPAPTPTPAPAPAPATAPPTPAPTPAPTVAPPTPAPAPVAPTPAPSPKAASPAPEAASPTPEAPVSSPPAPPPSGESPTEAPSPPTPNTAAGIRSAGWISAAVAVAAVVYAF; encoded by the coding sequence ATGGAGTTCTCCGGCGCTGGTCTCCGCCTGCTTGTGGCTGCGCTGGCCCTGCTCTTCGTCACCTCCTCCGCCCAGGCAACCTGCCCCGCCCCCCTCGCACCTCCCACCCCCGCCCCTACCCCCacacccgctcccgctcccgctccagcCACCGCTCCCCCCACCCCGGCGCCTACGCCCGCCCCCACCGTCGCGCCTCCCACCCCGGCTCCGGCGCCGGTCGCCCCCACCCCAGCGCCGTCCCCGAAGGCCGCCTCCCCGGCACCGGAAGCTGCTTCCCCCACCCCCGAGGCACCCGTCTCCTCCCCTCCCGCTCCCCCTCCCTCCGGTGAGTCGCCGACCGAGGCGCCCAGCCCGCCAACCCCCAATACCGCTGCCGGGATCCGCTCAGCAGGATGGATCTCTGCCGCTGTGGCCGTCGCGGCCGTGGTGTACGCGTTCTAG